The Pygocentrus nattereri isolate fPygNat1 chromosome 17, fPygNat1.pri, whole genome shotgun sequence genome window below encodes:
- the nlrx1 gene encoding NLR family member X1 isoform X2, whose translation MCGPASRNKPSMKGGVLKSNTMWRFGRKTGTGVIRRRSCGAQKDVYHKLRPAVAQKKVHFSLPPGDFSGVRKTGPFLFPEWISNHGSAQSSSSACFNMRLFCSGTSNKDPIEIHKHRLMLWFSHLPQEEKQFGGYFSPETMHVDPLILEKNPEEGRGLSISPFKENISKSNSLAIEQIFDSSQNGNQGRGLNVLLYGAVGTGKSTVVRKLVLDWCAGSTLSQFKLMVPFSCEDLCHLSKPTSLRDLVGRKYMHLRKTPFLSGDSDQAREVLFIFNGMEKMKLDFRIGSSELCSDPNEALSSGAVVVNLLRKYLLPEASILVTTRLSAVDRIPKKYVSRYAQICGFNDPDRQRAYFTSRLLLQSGEKPGKDAESLIEMLYLNLQRESQLAAACFLPSYCWLTCATLHFLHFTDAKAPIRTLTGIYTSFLRLNFGGEVLASGDMSSQEYQTSLMLYVVRTVGKLAFDGVTNKRTYFTEKDLEQWIGGKTKTDEELQQLAVFRTDVLDFFLVPCVEHSRKVTESGEKRYVFAIPAMQEYLAALYVVLGENKNALEKVTKQVSEVVGQASEDITSIMSILSKLIPLRIFAIFNLLKLFPKLSERVSNLSKGRIASTMAAEMFRSEDSFNEDVLDQVEQNLLGVQGPQPEQEADTRSFELYPIFMGGLLHYGNRRLLDQLGCDIKSTTVVQITRSLKKQLVRESHKQLPPAELMDLLVLLYEFQNPRLTAEVLQSVKVINLSTVRMTPLKCFVLSSLLDCTPSSFLLDELNLSSCHITPELLHMLWPTFHNTHCLNLQFNSLDPESCILLRDLLLESNCTVKTLQLCDNSLLDRGATHLLDALPGNQSLQKLSLMHSGLGDRAALELAARLGQHTGLQELNVAYNNIGDNAAIALVDACREHPSIHTVHLYLNQLTDVGKQSLHVRGVPQEKGGRRVKVLASVTEGSDISEDWHPILSVITKNSLSWERERVREQLLVFLKDLEWGRKQHLSFWKKLHFRRVESVVRQTLRMLDKGSATGTKPASK comes from the exons ATGTGTGGTCCTGCGTCCAGAAACAAACCATCAATGAAGG GTGGAGTCTTGAAGAGCAACACAATGTGGCGATTTGGAAGGAAGACTGGAACAGGAGTGATAAGGAGGAGATCCTGTGGAGCACAAAAAGATGTGTACCACAAACTTCGCCCAGCCGTTGCGCAGAAAA AGGTTCATTTCAGCCTTCCACCGGGTGACTTCAGTGGTGTCAGAAAGACAGGACCCTTCTTATTTCCTGA GTGGATAAGCAATCATGGAAGTGCACAGAGTTCATCATCCGCTTGTTTCAATATGAGGTTGTTTTGTTCTGGTACATCTAACAAAG ATCCCATAGAGATCCACAAGCACAGGTTAATGTTGTGGTTCAGTCACTTGCCCCAGGAAGAGAAGCAATTTGGGGGTTACTTTTCTCCTGAGACCATGCATGTAGACCCACTCATTCTGGAGAAGAACCCAGAGGAGGGAAGAGGCCTTTCAATTAGTCCCTTTAAGGAAAATATATCAAAGAGCAATTCTCTTGCAATTGAACAAATCTTTGACTCAAGTCAGAATGGAAATCAGGGTCGAGGACTCAATGTGCTGCTCTATGGGGCCGTTGGTACCGGGAAGAGTACAGTTGTCCGCAAGCTTGTTTTGGACTGGTGTGCTGGGTCAACACTGTCCCAGTTCAAGTTGATGGTGCCCTTCTCTTGTGAAGATCTCTGTCATTTGTCCAAGCCTACCTCACTCAGAGACCTTGTGGGTAGAAAGTACATGCACCTTCGCAAGACACCATTTCTCAGTGGAGACAGTGATCAGGCTAGGGAGGTCTTGTTCATCTTCAACGGCATGGAGAAGATGAAGTTAGACTTTAGGATTGGCTCCAGTGAACTGTGTAGTGATCCTAATGAAGCTCTTTCATCAGGAGCTGTTGTTGTGAACCTGCTGAGGAAGTACCTTCTACCAGAG gCTAGCATTTTGGTGACCACCAGGCTGTCTGCTGTAGATCGTATCCCTAAGAAGTATGTGAGCCGATATGCTCAAATCTGTGGTTTCAACGATCCTGACCGTCAGAGAGCTTACTTCACAAGCAGACTGTTACTACAGAGTGGAGAGAAGCCAGGCAAGGATGCAGAATCTTTAATAGAGATGCTGTACCTCAATTTGCAGCGGGAGAGTCAGTTAGCAGCTGCCTGCTTTTTACCCTCATACTGCTGGCTCACCTGTGCGACCCTTCACTTCCTGCACTTTACTGATGCCAAGGCACCTATTCGCACTCTTACTGGTATCTACACAAGCTTCCTGAGGCTCAACTTTGGAGGAGAGGTGCTGGCCTCAGGAGACATGTCTTCGCAGGAGTATCAGACCTCATTAATGCTTTACGTGGTCCGCACCGTTGGAAAACTGGCTTTTGACGGAGTGACCAATAAGCGTACATACTTTACTGAGAAGGACCTAGAACAGTGGATAGGCGGAAAGACCAAAACCGATGAAGAGCTTCAGCAGCTGGCAGTATTCCGCACAGACGTGTTGGATTTCTTCCTTGTGCCTTGTGTTGAGCATAGTCGAAAGGTTACAGAGTCAGGTGAGAAACGTTATGTCTTTGCTATACCTGCCATGCAGGAGTATCTGGCTGCCCTGTATGTCGTTCTTGGTGAGAACAAGAATGCTCTGGAGAAGGTGACTAAGCAGGTGTCAGAGGTCGTTGGACAAGCTAGCGAGGACATCACAAGCATTATGAGCATTCTATCTAAGCTCATACCTTTGAGGATCTTTGCTATTTTCAACTTATTGAAATTGTTTCCGAAACTTTCTGAGCGGGTCAGTAACCTTAGCAAGGGTCGCATCGCCAGCACCATGGCTGCGGAAATGTTCCGCTCAGAAGACAGTTTCAACGAAGACGTTCTAGATCAGGTGGAGCAAAATCTGCTGGGAGTACAAGGCCCGCAGCCTGAGCAAGAAGCTGACACAAGGTCCTTTGAGTTGTACCCAATCTTCATGGGAGGGCTCCTTCATTATGGCAACAGAAGGCTGCTGGACCAACTTGGCTGTGACATCAAGAGCACCACTGTGGTCCAGATCACCCGATCGCTGAAGAAGCAGCTGGTCAGGGAGAGCCACAAGCAGCTGCCTCCTGCAGAACTGATGGATCTGCTGGTTCTGCTTTACGAGTTCCAGAACCCTCGGCTCACAGCTGAAGTGCTGCAGTCTGTCAAAGTCATCAACTTGTCCACTGTGCGTATGACCCCTCTCAAGTGCTTTGTGCTGAGTTCGTTGCTGGACTGCACACCTTCCAGCTTCCTGCTGGATGAGCTCAACCTCTCCTCTTGCCATATCACTCCGGAATTGCTGCACATGCTGTGGCCCACCTTCCATAACACACATTGCCTCAA CCTGCAGTTTAACAGCCTGGATCCCGAATCCTGCATATTGCTGCGAGATCTGCTACTTGAATCCAACTGTACAGTTAAAACATTACA GTTGTGTGATAACTCCTTGTTGGACAGAGGAGCTACCCATCTGCTGGATGCTCTGCCTGGTAACCAGTCTTTGCAGAAGCTATCTTTGATGCACTCTGGCCTTGGGGATAGAGCTGCCCTCGAGTTAGCTGCAAGGCTGGGCCAGCATACTGGACTACAGGAGCTGAACGTGGCTTACAACAACATTGGCGATAATGCAGCAATTGCACTGGTCGACGCCTGCCGAGAGCACCCCAGTATTCACACGGTTCA TCTGTATCTAAACCAGCTGACTGATGTGGGGAAGCAGTCACTGCATGTCCGTGGGGTTCCTCAGGAGAAAGGTGGGAGACGGGTGAAGGTGCTGGCTTCAGTGACCGAGGGCTCTGATATCTCAGAGGACTGGCATCCCATCCTGAGTGTGATCACAAAGAACTCGCTCTCCTGGGAGAGGGAACGTGTACGGGAACAGCTGCTGGTCTTTCTGAAGGATCTGGAGTGGGGCCGCAAGCAGCACCTGAGCTTTTGGAAGAAGCTGCACTTCCGCAGAGTGGAGAGTGTAGTGAGGCAGACCCTGCGCATGCTGGACAAAGGCAGTGCCACAGGCACCAAACCTGCTTCCAAGTGA
- the nlrx1 gene encoding NLR family member X1 isoform X1 — protein sequence MCGPASRNKPSMKGGVLKSNTMWRFGRKTGTGVIRRRSCGAQKDVYHKLRPAVAQKKVHFSLPPGDFSGVRKTGPFLFPDRWISNHGSAQSSSSACFNMRLFCSGTSNKDPIEIHKHRLMLWFSHLPQEEKQFGGYFSPETMHVDPLILEKNPEEGRGLSISPFKENISKSNSLAIEQIFDSSQNGNQGRGLNVLLYGAVGTGKSTVVRKLVLDWCAGSTLSQFKLMVPFSCEDLCHLSKPTSLRDLVGRKYMHLRKTPFLSGDSDQAREVLFIFNGMEKMKLDFRIGSSELCSDPNEALSSGAVVVNLLRKYLLPEASILVTTRLSAVDRIPKKYVSRYAQICGFNDPDRQRAYFTSRLLLQSGEKPGKDAESLIEMLYLNLQRESQLAAACFLPSYCWLTCATLHFLHFTDAKAPIRTLTGIYTSFLRLNFGGEVLASGDMSSQEYQTSLMLYVVRTVGKLAFDGVTNKRTYFTEKDLEQWIGGKTKTDEELQQLAVFRTDVLDFFLVPCVEHSRKVTESGEKRYVFAIPAMQEYLAALYVVLGENKNALEKVTKQVSEVVGQASEDITSIMSILSKLIPLRIFAIFNLLKLFPKLSERVSNLSKGRIASTMAAEMFRSEDSFNEDVLDQVEQNLLGVQGPQPEQEADTRSFELYPIFMGGLLHYGNRRLLDQLGCDIKSTTVVQITRSLKKQLVRESHKQLPPAELMDLLVLLYEFQNPRLTAEVLQSVKVINLSTVRMTPLKCFVLSSLLDCTPSSFLLDELNLSSCHITPELLHMLWPTFHNTHCLNLQFNSLDPESCILLRDLLLESNCTVKTLQLCDNSLLDRGATHLLDALPGNQSLQKLSLMHSGLGDRAALELAARLGQHTGLQELNVAYNNIGDNAAIALVDACREHPSIHTVHLYLNQLTDVGKQSLHVRGVPQEKGGRRVKVLASVTEGSDISEDWHPILSVITKNSLSWERERVREQLLVFLKDLEWGRKQHLSFWKKLHFRRVESVVRQTLRMLDKGSATGTKPASK from the exons ATGTGTGGTCCTGCGTCCAGAAACAAACCATCAATGAAGG GTGGAGTCTTGAAGAGCAACACAATGTGGCGATTTGGAAGGAAGACTGGAACAGGAGTGATAAGGAGGAGATCCTGTGGAGCACAAAAAGATGTGTACCACAAACTTCGCCCAGCCGTTGCGCAGAAAA AGGTTCATTTCAGCCTTCCACCGGGTGACTTCAGTGGTGTCAGAAAGACAGGACCCTTCTTATTTCCTGA CAGGTGGATAAGCAATCATGGAAGTGCACAGAGTTCATCATCCGCTTGTTTCAATATGAGGTTGTTTTGTTCTGGTACATCTAACAAAG ATCCCATAGAGATCCACAAGCACAGGTTAATGTTGTGGTTCAGTCACTTGCCCCAGGAAGAGAAGCAATTTGGGGGTTACTTTTCTCCTGAGACCATGCATGTAGACCCACTCATTCTGGAGAAGAACCCAGAGGAGGGAAGAGGCCTTTCAATTAGTCCCTTTAAGGAAAATATATCAAAGAGCAATTCTCTTGCAATTGAACAAATCTTTGACTCAAGTCAGAATGGAAATCAGGGTCGAGGACTCAATGTGCTGCTCTATGGGGCCGTTGGTACCGGGAAGAGTACAGTTGTCCGCAAGCTTGTTTTGGACTGGTGTGCTGGGTCAACACTGTCCCAGTTCAAGTTGATGGTGCCCTTCTCTTGTGAAGATCTCTGTCATTTGTCCAAGCCTACCTCACTCAGAGACCTTGTGGGTAGAAAGTACATGCACCTTCGCAAGACACCATTTCTCAGTGGAGACAGTGATCAGGCTAGGGAGGTCTTGTTCATCTTCAACGGCATGGAGAAGATGAAGTTAGACTTTAGGATTGGCTCCAGTGAACTGTGTAGTGATCCTAATGAAGCTCTTTCATCAGGAGCTGTTGTTGTGAACCTGCTGAGGAAGTACCTTCTACCAGAG gCTAGCATTTTGGTGACCACCAGGCTGTCTGCTGTAGATCGTATCCCTAAGAAGTATGTGAGCCGATATGCTCAAATCTGTGGTTTCAACGATCCTGACCGTCAGAGAGCTTACTTCACAAGCAGACTGTTACTACAGAGTGGAGAGAAGCCAGGCAAGGATGCAGAATCTTTAATAGAGATGCTGTACCTCAATTTGCAGCGGGAGAGTCAGTTAGCAGCTGCCTGCTTTTTACCCTCATACTGCTGGCTCACCTGTGCGACCCTTCACTTCCTGCACTTTACTGATGCCAAGGCACCTATTCGCACTCTTACTGGTATCTACACAAGCTTCCTGAGGCTCAACTTTGGAGGAGAGGTGCTGGCCTCAGGAGACATGTCTTCGCAGGAGTATCAGACCTCATTAATGCTTTACGTGGTCCGCACCGTTGGAAAACTGGCTTTTGACGGAGTGACCAATAAGCGTACATACTTTACTGAGAAGGACCTAGAACAGTGGATAGGCGGAAAGACCAAAACCGATGAAGAGCTTCAGCAGCTGGCAGTATTCCGCACAGACGTGTTGGATTTCTTCCTTGTGCCTTGTGTTGAGCATAGTCGAAAGGTTACAGAGTCAGGTGAGAAACGTTATGTCTTTGCTATACCTGCCATGCAGGAGTATCTGGCTGCCCTGTATGTCGTTCTTGGTGAGAACAAGAATGCTCTGGAGAAGGTGACTAAGCAGGTGTCAGAGGTCGTTGGACAAGCTAGCGAGGACATCACAAGCATTATGAGCATTCTATCTAAGCTCATACCTTTGAGGATCTTTGCTATTTTCAACTTATTGAAATTGTTTCCGAAACTTTCTGAGCGGGTCAGTAACCTTAGCAAGGGTCGCATCGCCAGCACCATGGCTGCGGAAATGTTCCGCTCAGAAGACAGTTTCAACGAAGACGTTCTAGATCAGGTGGAGCAAAATCTGCTGGGAGTACAAGGCCCGCAGCCTGAGCAAGAAGCTGACACAAGGTCCTTTGAGTTGTACCCAATCTTCATGGGAGGGCTCCTTCATTATGGCAACAGAAGGCTGCTGGACCAACTTGGCTGTGACATCAAGAGCACCACTGTGGTCCAGATCACCCGATCGCTGAAGAAGCAGCTGGTCAGGGAGAGCCACAAGCAGCTGCCTCCTGCAGAACTGATGGATCTGCTGGTTCTGCTTTACGAGTTCCAGAACCCTCGGCTCACAGCTGAAGTGCTGCAGTCTGTCAAAGTCATCAACTTGTCCACTGTGCGTATGACCCCTCTCAAGTGCTTTGTGCTGAGTTCGTTGCTGGACTGCACACCTTCCAGCTTCCTGCTGGATGAGCTCAACCTCTCCTCTTGCCATATCACTCCGGAATTGCTGCACATGCTGTGGCCCACCTTCCATAACACACATTGCCTCAA CCTGCAGTTTAACAGCCTGGATCCCGAATCCTGCATATTGCTGCGAGATCTGCTACTTGAATCCAACTGTACAGTTAAAACATTACA GTTGTGTGATAACTCCTTGTTGGACAGAGGAGCTACCCATCTGCTGGATGCTCTGCCTGGTAACCAGTCTTTGCAGAAGCTATCTTTGATGCACTCTGGCCTTGGGGATAGAGCTGCCCTCGAGTTAGCTGCAAGGCTGGGCCAGCATACTGGACTACAGGAGCTGAACGTGGCTTACAACAACATTGGCGATAATGCAGCAATTGCACTGGTCGACGCCTGCCGAGAGCACCCCAGTATTCACACGGTTCA TCTGTATCTAAACCAGCTGACTGATGTGGGGAAGCAGTCACTGCATGTCCGTGGGGTTCCTCAGGAGAAAGGTGGGAGACGGGTGAAGGTGCTGGCTTCAGTGACCGAGGGCTCTGATATCTCAGAGGACTGGCATCCCATCCTGAGTGTGATCACAAAGAACTCGCTCTCCTGGGAGAGGGAACGTGTACGGGAACAGCTGCTGGTCTTTCTGAAGGATCTGGAGTGGGGCCGCAAGCAGCACCTGAGCTTTTGGAAGAAGCTGCACTTCCGCAGAGTGGAGAGTGTAGTGAGGCAGACCCTGCGCATGCTGGACAAAGGCAGTGCCACAGGCACCAAACCTGCTTCCAAGTGA
- the nlrx1 gene encoding NLR family member X1 isoform X3 — translation MWRFGRKTGTGVIRRRSCGAQKDVYHKLRPAVAQKKVHFSLPPGDFSGVRKTGPFLFPDRWISNHGSAQSSSSACFNMRLFCSGTSNKDPIEIHKHRLMLWFSHLPQEEKQFGGYFSPETMHVDPLILEKNPEEGRGLSISPFKENISKSNSLAIEQIFDSSQNGNQGRGLNVLLYGAVGTGKSTVVRKLVLDWCAGSTLSQFKLMVPFSCEDLCHLSKPTSLRDLVGRKYMHLRKTPFLSGDSDQAREVLFIFNGMEKMKLDFRIGSSELCSDPNEALSSGAVVVNLLRKYLLPEASILVTTRLSAVDRIPKKYVSRYAQICGFNDPDRQRAYFTSRLLLQSGEKPGKDAESLIEMLYLNLQRESQLAAACFLPSYCWLTCATLHFLHFTDAKAPIRTLTGIYTSFLRLNFGGEVLASGDMSSQEYQTSLMLYVVRTVGKLAFDGVTNKRTYFTEKDLEQWIGGKTKTDEELQQLAVFRTDVLDFFLVPCVEHSRKVTESGEKRYVFAIPAMQEYLAALYVVLGENKNALEKVTKQVSEVVGQASEDITSIMSILSKLIPLRIFAIFNLLKLFPKLSERVSNLSKGRIASTMAAEMFRSEDSFNEDVLDQVEQNLLGVQGPQPEQEADTRSFELYPIFMGGLLHYGNRRLLDQLGCDIKSTTVVQITRSLKKQLVRESHKQLPPAELMDLLVLLYEFQNPRLTAEVLQSVKVINLSTVRMTPLKCFVLSSLLDCTPSSFLLDELNLSSCHITPELLHMLWPTFHNTHCLNLQFNSLDPESCILLRDLLLESNCTVKTLQLCDNSLLDRGATHLLDALPGNQSLQKLSLMHSGLGDRAALELAARLGQHTGLQELNVAYNNIGDNAAIALVDACREHPSIHTVHLYLNQLTDVGKQSLHVRGVPQEKGGRRVKVLASVTEGSDISEDWHPILSVITKNSLSWERERVREQLLVFLKDLEWGRKQHLSFWKKLHFRRVESVVRQTLRMLDKGSATGTKPASK, via the exons ATGTGGCGATTTGGAAGGAAGACTGGAACAGGAGTGATAAGGAGGAGATCCTGTGGAGCACAAAAAGATGTGTACCACAAACTTCGCCCAGCCGTTGCGCAGAAAA AGGTTCATTTCAGCCTTCCACCGGGTGACTTCAGTGGTGTCAGAAAGACAGGACCCTTCTTATTTCCTGA CAGGTGGATAAGCAATCATGGAAGTGCACAGAGTTCATCATCCGCTTGTTTCAATATGAGGTTGTTTTGTTCTGGTACATCTAACAAAG ATCCCATAGAGATCCACAAGCACAGGTTAATGTTGTGGTTCAGTCACTTGCCCCAGGAAGAGAAGCAATTTGGGGGTTACTTTTCTCCTGAGACCATGCATGTAGACCCACTCATTCTGGAGAAGAACCCAGAGGAGGGAAGAGGCCTTTCAATTAGTCCCTTTAAGGAAAATATATCAAAGAGCAATTCTCTTGCAATTGAACAAATCTTTGACTCAAGTCAGAATGGAAATCAGGGTCGAGGACTCAATGTGCTGCTCTATGGGGCCGTTGGTACCGGGAAGAGTACAGTTGTCCGCAAGCTTGTTTTGGACTGGTGTGCTGGGTCAACACTGTCCCAGTTCAAGTTGATGGTGCCCTTCTCTTGTGAAGATCTCTGTCATTTGTCCAAGCCTACCTCACTCAGAGACCTTGTGGGTAGAAAGTACATGCACCTTCGCAAGACACCATTTCTCAGTGGAGACAGTGATCAGGCTAGGGAGGTCTTGTTCATCTTCAACGGCATGGAGAAGATGAAGTTAGACTTTAGGATTGGCTCCAGTGAACTGTGTAGTGATCCTAATGAAGCTCTTTCATCAGGAGCTGTTGTTGTGAACCTGCTGAGGAAGTACCTTCTACCAGAG gCTAGCATTTTGGTGACCACCAGGCTGTCTGCTGTAGATCGTATCCCTAAGAAGTATGTGAGCCGATATGCTCAAATCTGTGGTTTCAACGATCCTGACCGTCAGAGAGCTTACTTCACAAGCAGACTGTTACTACAGAGTGGAGAGAAGCCAGGCAAGGATGCAGAATCTTTAATAGAGATGCTGTACCTCAATTTGCAGCGGGAGAGTCAGTTAGCAGCTGCCTGCTTTTTACCCTCATACTGCTGGCTCACCTGTGCGACCCTTCACTTCCTGCACTTTACTGATGCCAAGGCACCTATTCGCACTCTTACTGGTATCTACACAAGCTTCCTGAGGCTCAACTTTGGAGGAGAGGTGCTGGCCTCAGGAGACATGTCTTCGCAGGAGTATCAGACCTCATTAATGCTTTACGTGGTCCGCACCGTTGGAAAACTGGCTTTTGACGGAGTGACCAATAAGCGTACATACTTTACTGAGAAGGACCTAGAACAGTGGATAGGCGGAAAGACCAAAACCGATGAAGAGCTTCAGCAGCTGGCAGTATTCCGCACAGACGTGTTGGATTTCTTCCTTGTGCCTTGTGTTGAGCATAGTCGAAAGGTTACAGAGTCAGGTGAGAAACGTTATGTCTTTGCTATACCTGCCATGCAGGAGTATCTGGCTGCCCTGTATGTCGTTCTTGGTGAGAACAAGAATGCTCTGGAGAAGGTGACTAAGCAGGTGTCAGAGGTCGTTGGACAAGCTAGCGAGGACATCACAAGCATTATGAGCATTCTATCTAAGCTCATACCTTTGAGGATCTTTGCTATTTTCAACTTATTGAAATTGTTTCCGAAACTTTCTGAGCGGGTCAGTAACCTTAGCAAGGGTCGCATCGCCAGCACCATGGCTGCGGAAATGTTCCGCTCAGAAGACAGTTTCAACGAAGACGTTCTAGATCAGGTGGAGCAAAATCTGCTGGGAGTACAAGGCCCGCAGCCTGAGCAAGAAGCTGACACAAGGTCCTTTGAGTTGTACCCAATCTTCATGGGAGGGCTCCTTCATTATGGCAACAGAAGGCTGCTGGACCAACTTGGCTGTGACATCAAGAGCACCACTGTGGTCCAGATCACCCGATCGCTGAAGAAGCAGCTGGTCAGGGAGAGCCACAAGCAGCTGCCTCCTGCAGAACTGATGGATCTGCTGGTTCTGCTTTACGAGTTCCAGAACCCTCGGCTCACAGCTGAAGTGCTGCAGTCTGTCAAAGTCATCAACTTGTCCACTGTGCGTATGACCCCTCTCAAGTGCTTTGTGCTGAGTTCGTTGCTGGACTGCACACCTTCCAGCTTCCTGCTGGATGAGCTCAACCTCTCCTCTTGCCATATCACTCCGGAATTGCTGCACATGCTGTGGCCCACCTTCCATAACACACATTGCCTCAA CCTGCAGTTTAACAGCCTGGATCCCGAATCCTGCATATTGCTGCGAGATCTGCTACTTGAATCCAACTGTACAGTTAAAACATTACA GTTGTGTGATAACTCCTTGTTGGACAGAGGAGCTACCCATCTGCTGGATGCTCTGCCTGGTAACCAGTCTTTGCAGAAGCTATCTTTGATGCACTCTGGCCTTGGGGATAGAGCTGCCCTCGAGTTAGCTGCAAGGCTGGGCCAGCATACTGGACTACAGGAGCTGAACGTGGCTTACAACAACATTGGCGATAATGCAGCAATTGCACTGGTCGACGCCTGCCGAGAGCACCCCAGTATTCACACGGTTCA TCTGTATCTAAACCAGCTGACTGATGTGGGGAAGCAGTCACTGCATGTCCGTGGGGTTCCTCAGGAGAAAGGTGGGAGACGGGTGAAGGTGCTGGCTTCAGTGACCGAGGGCTCTGATATCTCAGAGGACTGGCATCCCATCCTGAGTGTGATCACAAAGAACTCGCTCTCCTGGGAGAGGGAACGTGTACGGGAACAGCTGCTGGTCTTTCTGAAGGATCTGGAGTGGGGCCGCAAGCAGCACCTGAGCTTTTGGAAGAAGCTGCACTTCCGCAGAGTGGAGAGTGTAGTGAGGCAGACCCTGCGCATGCTGGACAAAGGCAGTGCCACAGGCACCAAACCTGCTTCCAAGTGA